The sequence below is a genomic window from Ipomoea triloba cultivar NCNSP0323 chromosome 10, ASM357664v1.
TGATGAAAAAGCCTTTAAATCCTAAGCTTTAAATACTAAAAAGTGCAACAGTAATAAACGGTAACAAGCATAAAAATAGGGAAATTATAACAATAGGAATTcaaaaaactaatataaatagTTTATGGAGTTAGCTTATGAAACTGCCCTGCGTCGTTGGTATGTTTTCCCAATGAATGCATCATCACACCCCTCCAAGTCAACAAGCTTGTCCTCAAGCTTGAAGTCGGGAAACAGCAACCGAAAGTTATCCAAGCGTTCCCAGGAAGCATCTTCAGGAGCAGCGCCGGCCCAAAGGACTAAGACTTCCTGGACACCGCGGTTCAGCCGAGACTTAGTCACGTTCCCGGGTTGCAGTAAAACCCTCCCATCGTGCAGCGGGGGAAGTTCTGGGGCGGAAGATGGGGGGGTGCCCTGGTAAGGCTTCAACAGGGACACATGAAAACATCGTGAATTCGGCTCGAGGGCGGAAGCGCAAGCTGGTACGCCACAGTCCCCACGCGTTTAGTGACACAGAAGGGACCAAAAAACTTCGGAGACAGCTTGTGGAACACTCGACGATTGATAGAGAGCTGGCGATAAGGATGGAGACGAAGCCAAACCCACTGACCTACAGAGAACTCAACATGGTGGTGCGTCTTGTAAAATTTAGTCATACGAGTCTGAGCAGCCCGAAGATGATCACGAATTAATGGCAATAACGAATCTCAATCCTGAAGAGCAACGTCGATCGCGTCAAGTTTGGAGGCTCCTGGCTCATAGGACAAGAGACGCGGAGGGTCTCGGCCGTAGACAACTCGAAATGGGGTAGTCCGGAGAGCCGAGTGGTAGGAGGTGTTGTAGCAGTATTCAGCCCAAGGAAGATAGTCAATCCACTTACGCGGGCAGTCGCCTACCAAACAGCGCAAGTACATGGCAATTGTGCGGTTGGTCACTTCGGTTTGACCGTTCGACTGCGGGTGATAGGACGAGGAAAAGGACAAGGTAGTCCCGCTGAGGTGGAACAATTCCGGGATGCCGCAAAGCTTAACCACGTTTGCAAAAAACACACCTGCAACCGAAGCCGCAGTATAGGGGTGGTCGATTGGGATGAAGTGTGCCGACTTAGAAAGACGGTCGACCACGGAGAAGATCACCGATTTGTTGTGGACCTTCGGCAAGCCTTCAATGAAGTCGATGGAAATGTCGTTCCAGACAAGCGACGGAATTGGTAACGGCTGGAGAAGGCCTGCGGGATGTAAGTTTTCCCATTTGCAACATTGACAAGCGGGGCAGTTCCTCACGAACTCGCGAACACCTCTACGCAATCTGGTCCAGAAAAATTCGCGGGAAAGGCGAAAGATTGTCTTTGGACCCCCTCGTGCGAAGTGTCGTGAAAGCCTGAAATGATAATAGGAATTAGCGGAGATTGTGGAAGAATAAAAAGCTTACCTTTATAACGGATCAAACTGCCATCCAACACCCAGTGCGGTCCTTCGGTGCCATTTCGAATTCGGTCCATTAAGGTGCGAGCGGCATCGGAAGCCGCGAGTTCACTCCGGATGGAATCAAGGAGTGGTGAAACCGGGGCCGAAAGTGCCATGAGAGTAGGAGAGTCCTCATCTCGACGAGACAATGCGTCTGCTACGGTATTAAGATTACCCGCACGAAACTCGACTTCGAAGTCGTAGCCCAAGAGTTTACTAATCCAATGATGTTGGGGTGACGTCGTCAGGCGTTGTTGCAATAAGAATTTCAGGCTATAATGATCCGTCCTCACGGTGAAATGGCGACCCCATAAATAGTGCCTCCAATGGCGAATAGCCTGAGAAAGCCCAATCAGTTCCTGTTCATAAGAAGCGAGTTTCTGATGTCGAGCGGCGAGTTGCCGACTGAAGAAGGCCACCGGGTGATTGTCTTGGTGCAGGACGACACCGATTCCTACACCCGAAGCATCACATTCGACGACGAACGACTGTGAAAAGTCCGGAAGCTGTAAGACCGGGGCCGTAGTAAGGGCAACTTTAAGTTTTTGGAACGCCGAGGTGGTCGCGTCCGTCCATAGGAAATTGTGCTTCCGGAGCAGGGAGGTTAAGGGGGCAGCAATCAAACCAAAATCTTTGATAAACTTACGGTAGAACCCTACGAGACCTAAAAAACCGCCTAGACCCTTTACGGACTGAGGCGGTGGCCAGTCCAGAACAGTTTGGACTTTGGTTAGATCCATAGAAACCCCATCCGCATTGATAACGTGGCCGAGATAACAGACTCGATCTTCGCCAAATGaacactttgaacgtttgaccAACAAATTATGTTGACGCAAAAGGTTAAAAACAGTTCGGACGTGAGAAATGTGTTCCGCCCATGACCTGctataaatcaaaatatcatcaaaaaaaactaaaacaaactTACGAAGGATCGAACGAAAAACCTCATTCATCAGCGCCTGGAAGGTAGACGGAGCGTTGCAAAGACCGAATGGCATCTCTAGGAATTCAAAATGCCCGTGATGCGTCCGGAATGCATCCGGATTCTGTCGCTTGTTTGGAACGACATTTCCGTTGCATCCGGATTCGGAGCTCGTGATGCGTCCGGAATGCCGTTTTCTCGATGTCGTCGGAATGCCGTTTCCGTTGCAATTCCCACACAAATTTTGTCACAGATCGTCGTGGTAGGAAACTAGCGACGGAATTTATGTTTGTTTAGTGACGGAAAATTCCGTCACTACATTTAGTGATGGAATTTTTCGTCGTTATTCCATCGTAAATTTTGTCATCAAATCGTTGTCGAGAGGAAAATAATGACGGATTATTTTTGTTTAGCGACGGATAGTTAGCAACGGAAAAAGGTTGCGTCTCTATGCTCTAGCGATTCCTGGCCTTCCACAAGTTCCAGAGCAAGTAGGGGAAACGAGAGCTCCAGTTGGTGTTGTATGAAGGAGTCTGTGAGCTAATACAGTTTTTCTCAATCCATTTCACCAACGGCATATGGGAGTTGATATTGAAGCCGACTGGTGTGTTGATCTGACTCCAGCAATCCACGGCCATATGACATCTTCTGAAGATATGATCTAAGGTTTCATCTCCTTCGTCGCACCTTGGGCAATCGCTCTGAGCAGTCAACCCCCGTCTCCTGCGCTCTGAGTTGATAAGCAGTCCATTGTGGGAGATTTTCCATATAAAAATTTTTACCCGCTTCGTGCATTGGATCTTCCACACCCAGCCATCCGTTCCTTCGTCCTCGGAATGCTTTGCAATGAGAGAAAACGCAGATTTAATAGAGAGGAGGCCTGTACCTGAGCGTGGCCACGAGCGTGTGTCCGTCCGATTATCTTCCACCGGAATCGGATAAGCGCGTATGGATTTGAGGATGTCGTCGGGTATGATCCCTTCCAACGTGCTCACGTTCCAGGTTCTCTCCCTAGTAATGAACTGACTAACCGTCGCATGTTTATAAGCCTCCGGGACCTGCAAATTGACGTAGTTCGCAATGGGGCCATCCCCCAGCCACCAGTCATCCTAGAAATTGACCGCGGATCCCGTACCAATCTTCCATTTCACTCCCTTTTCTAGCGTCTCTTTACCTTTCATGACACTACGCCAACTCCAAGAACAAGTATTCGTGGATGTCGTGTTGAAGAAACCACCATGATTCACGTACTTGTCTTTCATCACTTTAACCCAGAGTTTATCCTCATTGGTCAGAATTTGCCAACCTAGCTTGGTGAGAAAAGCCAGATTGAAGTCTCTAGCTTTTCACAAACCCAAGCCGCCCTCATCACGTGGTTTGCACACTTCCGACCAGCTTACTGTGTGGATTTTCCTTGTGTCATCCGAGTGGCCCCATAGGAAATTCCTGCATATTTTGTCGATTTCGTTACAGGTACTTACCGGGAGTGCCATTGACTACATGGCGTAGGTCGAGATTGTGGCGAGCGAAGATTGTACCAGCACCCTCCTACCAGCCATGCTAAGCAAATCTGCTTGCCACATTGCAAGTTTTTTCCTCATTTTGTCAATCACGAAGTTGAAGGTATTCTTCGACACCCGCTTGTTGATGAGGGGAATCCCGAGGTACGACCCTAGATGTGGTGTACGAGGAATGCCCATATTGCTCGCAATGACTCTCTTTGTACCTGCACTAGTGTTAGGGGAGCAGAAGATTTGAGATTTTGAGAGATTAACTTTCAAACCTGAGTCTTTGCTAAGCCTATTAAGGCATTCCATCATTCTCCTAGCCTGGAGTTCCGTAGCTTCACCAAAGAGCATGAGATCGTCGGCAAAGAAAAGATGGGAAATTCCCATCCCCCCTCTAGAAATATGGATTTGTTTCCAATTCCCTTTATTAACTTCACTCTGGATATCGTAGGCCAGCCTCTCCATGACTAAGTTAAAAAGATAAGGCGCTAGAGGGTCCCCCTGGCGCAGTCCTCGTCCCGGCTTGAAAGGCGGTAAGCGACCCCCATTCCAAATGATGGAGATATCGCATTCTTTGAGGGAATACAACATCAGGTCGATAATTTTTCTTGGAAACCCAAAGCCCTGTAGAGTCTCTCTAAGCTTTTTGGAGGTCAATTTTCACCGCCATAAGCCCTTTCCTCCCCTTTTTTTTGTGCATATTGTGTATAATCTCCTGTGTCAGAATCACATTATCGAGAGTTGACCGGCCCGGAAGGAAACTGTTTTGATGAGGGCCGATCAGTTTACACATTATGGGCCTCATCCTGTTGACCAAGACTTTAGAAATAACTTTGAAGGCGACATTGAGCAAGGTAATTGGCCTAAAGTCAGCTGCCGTCTCCGGAGTGTCTTTCTTCGGTATCAGGGTCATATAAGCTCTCAGGAGCGACTTATCGACCGTGCTTGTCTCCAACGCTAGATTGACCATATTGGTTAAAGTGGGGCCAACCTCTCCCCAAAAATGTTGATAGAAGATTGCCGGGATCCCATCCGGGCCTGGACTGCCATACTTCTTCATACCAAACACCGCCTTTTTGACTTCCTCTATCGGAACTCTCCCACACAGTTTATTTGCTTGGGCAAAGGAAATCTTTCGGCTCGTATCAATCGGAACCAAAGTCCCTACTTCTTCACGAGGTACCCTGTAGAAAAGAGAGGCAAAATAATTAGTAACATGAGTAGACACGATGGTAGGGTCATCGGTCCAACTCCCTTGTAATTCAAGAACCGAACTCGACCCCTGTTCCTCTTTATCACTGTTGCTGTGTGGTAGAACCGGGTGTTCCTGTCACCCTCTCTAATCCAGTCTCTCCTTGATTTTTGAAACCACAAAGCTTCTTCCTGATCCAGAACCTCATTGAGTTCCATTGTGAGGTTACGTTCCAGGGCCTGCAGACTTGCAGAGGATGGATAATCTGAAGCCTATTGAATCCCTAAGATTCTCGCTTCCAGAAgtcttttccttttgaaaacattaccaaacacaTTCCTATTCCAAGCGAAGCTCTGTTCAGTGATGTCTGCAATAATATCCACCATACTCCGTTCTGTAACACGGGTAGCATCTTTCCAGATTGTAGCATAGTCTTCTCTGGTTAGCCAAGCTGCCTCAAACCTTTTTGGTCGAATGTTGCTATTAGGGGGAGAGCCAGCAACGTCCATAAAGAGCACTGGCTATGATCAGAACATAATCTGGGAAGTACAACCGTTTTACCTTCCGGGAAAGCAAATTGTGCTTCTACATTCCAGAGTAATCTGTCAAGTCTCCGCATTTGAGTCACTCTGTTCCCTACTGTCCTATACCACGTGAACTTGGGACCTGCGTGACCCGGATCCAAGAGGCGACAACCGCTATACGCGTCGGCAAACTTTTGCAAGGTAGCGTTGCAGATGTTATCACTACCCCATTGCTCCTCTTCTGATGCGATATCATTTAGATCCCCCATAACCACCCAGGGACCTTGTAGCTTATCCCCTATAACCTTACAATTGTCCCAGAATCTCTTCTTAGCCACGAGATTCGGTCTAACATATGCAAAAGTGAAGAAGAACTCATTAGAACCTTGCTTAACTTTCGTATGGATAGATTGGGAAGAATGGCCAATCACTTCCAGGTTAATTTGACCCTGGTTCCAAAATACCAGCAGACCACCTGCAAAACCCAACGGCTCTACAAGGAAATTGTTAGTATAACCAAGCCGACTAACTAAGTTAGTCATCCCCTGCGCATTGGGGGAACGAATCTCCAAGAGACAAATGGCATCGACTTTAGACGTGTTAAGTAACTCTTTCACGTGTTTCTTAACACGTCCATTGACGATGCCTCTACAGTTCCAGGAGATGATCTTCATTGATCACCCACGGCAGGAGGGGAAGTTTGACAACCGCCTTCCCCGTGCGTGGAACCTTACGTAAACCCGAGTCCCGTAGGACTTTGAAAACCTCTAACCTAGGACCCTGAAGGAGACTGGGTTCCTCCAAACGTGAAAACGCCAGCTGTCGGCTGCTGGTTCAGCCATGCATTTTCCCTTTGCATTTCCAGAGTGAAGGAGCGGCCACCACGTCTACCTCCTCTAGTATTGCCACGACCTTTAGCTTGCATGCCACCTCTAGGAATGTTATTAATATGGCGTGAGCTAGAACCCTTCTCATTGTGTGATCTCGGTGGATTCACCCTCTCGGTAGCTCCCGAGTCAGTATTGCCGGCCAACGCTTCAAAACGGTTATCATTTGAGTGAGCCTTTGTAGTTTGGCTCCGGCTATGCTGCTGAGCATTCTTCTGCCCATTCAtcttgttattaatttttttcctggTCACGAGCATCCAGGAGCCGTAGGGCCGCTTTTCCGTTCCCGTCGCCATTGGCTGTGCTACGGGAGTCTGTTGTTGTGGTTGTTCAGATTCAGCCTGAGGCTCTGCATTCAGGTCTGAGATTGGCATTTCCGGCGACTTGGCCGAATTTAAAGGACATGACTGTTCGCGATGGCCAACCATGGCACAACCAAAACACACAACGTGCAAGCCCTCGTACTCAACATATTGTACTTCATCCCTTACCCAAATCTCTGTAACCAGAGGCTTGTCCAAGTCAACCTCTACTGCTGCTCTCGCGAAGCGCCCGCGTTCCCTGTCGGCCGTAGTTCGATCCAACTTCAAAGGTTTACCCACGTTTTCCAGGATAGCTTTCATGGCATCGTCTCTGAAGTACTCAACCGAGAGATCCGGCAGTCTAACCCAGACTGCCATTTTTGAAAGCTTAGCCTTCCTTGGCTTGAAATCTGGAACCCAACGTTGGATGACAAGGTAATTATCAAAAATCTTCCAAGGCCCGTCGAGGAGCACGTAAAGGTAATCTTTACGATTTTCAAACCTTATCACAAAGCAACCGTACCCAATGTCCATTAGTTTGAACTGACCTTACAGGCGCCATAGGTTCGAAATTCGTTGTTTCATAACATTAAAGCTGATCGACTTGCCCAGATATTTGATAATCAAGGCGAGTTTCCAATCCCTACACAGATCCTTCCGGAGTTATTTTGAGAATTTGACGGTCGGCCGACCGTCGTCTTTGTCTTGCTCGTCCATCTCGCAGTCTGACTCGATTTCCGGATCTTCAAACGCCCACTCGTGTTCGTCTGAGATCGGGGCTTCGTCTCCGTTAAAGACTGCCGGAGTACTCACTGTGTCTGCAAAGGAGCGCTTAGTCGCTTTGAACTTCTTGGATGTCCTTCGGTGCTCATCCCCATCTGTCATAGTTGCGTCTGGTGGTGGCACCACTGGCTCGGCCGGTGTTGACATCGTTCCCCCGCCTCAAACTGCCGCAACGGTAAGAAGAGAGGCGGGAAGACTTGCCTAAAATAAAAACCGGTGAAAAGGTAACTCACAAACTTTTAGAGAGAAAATATTCGCCTCTCCCTTaattttcatgttattaacataatatttggtaaataaatatataatattattttttaatataactttgatatttaattacaagatagtacagtgtaaaaagaaaataataaacaatgtagtgaatataattaattaataaatttgaaggtaaggaatctttgcgttgtagaaaatatagacaatataactaatgaaattatacatctttttaaattttttgataatgaatatttgtttttgaataaaggcattgtagacatcgaattataaattaaataaatgcatatgtattttttgtttgttgtaattactaattaatttattatttctactatactaataagagccaaagagagttaggcctaaaattggtagaaaaaattgcggtcaaattatttaatcaaatgaatggttcagatgaattatttaattaaatagatggttaagataattcagattaatattattaatagagattacctaatttaaccttacttttatgattatccattaagttttccgttaaatattctcttctccgttaatatttggttaacttttaacttacacattaatttctataagaaaggtcttaggttcgaacctcatctcaatcaaatttgacataattaagtttctcactctattattagtagctacaataaaaaatgatacatatgtatttctttaatttagaagtatgtgtctacaatacctttatttgaaaaaaattatttattatcaaaaaattaaattaaataagagaaataatttcattagttatattgtctttattttctctcattcaaAGATtccttacattcaaatttatcaattgatattcattacattgtccattatcttatttttacaatatcttgtaattaaatatcaaagttatagtacaaaataatgttatatatttagttaccaagtattttattaatactatgaaaaaaattttaaaataatttgaagctaattatattaactacttggagattggttgacaaagagagtactcaaataacccaacaaattgaagcggaatcactctattttactcttattgaattaaataaattagtagttacaccaaaaaatgatacatatgtatttctttaataccatgaaaaaaataaaaaagaaatagtttgaaaccaaccatattaactacttggggatttgttgacaatgaaagtactcaaataacccattacccagcaaattgaagcgagaaactacttTTTAATATCTTCGgattacataatattttaaaatttcaaatttctattaatttatttaatcttttttcttaaactagggggatttctttatccacataactcattcaacaataatagttgaaccaaatgaaccccaagcagaacacctaaaggaaagtccataactcttatatcataatcttgcatgacgttgtcatctatgctaccaacaataaccgaattgcaaataacacactaccaacaaaaaggaaaagaacaaatagtaaagatgaagacaatgacaatgttactcaaaagagaattaagaacacttagaaaaattcaaattaaaagtagtatttatttagactatcatttttagaccaaatatttagactatcgattttacaaggttgcaaacatttattttagtaataattataacgaattttctatattatcttggattcatatactttgagttagatttttaaataaaaaaattcgacattcaattacctataaacttctcctatataatctcgcattgatatactttcaaatatttatttaaatataaacattgagcattaactcattcgcgcaatgcgcgtataaaactagtaatttaataagATTAATAGAGtgggtacttacttttgaataatatatactctaacatattcgtagtatatgtttaataattatgccAATTTTGATTgtgatgaggttcgaacctaagaccttacttataaaaattaatgggttagttaaaagttaacggaatattaacaaaaaagaaaatatatactattaataaaaacaatattctcaacttttaacttcccgcccaaaacactcctatactgttaaggtttgcgtaatattgtaaaatatagtaatacaattcctattcgtaatacaattgtaaattaaaatatagtcaTACAATTCTAACAAAATATCTATTCTTacctacgttcatattcgtaatacaattctagattaaaattactaatcgtagtaatacagtacatatatttccttgcaatgcaatctatactattaataaaaacaatatcttcaactttaacttcccgcccaaaacactcttatactgttaaggtttgcgtaatattgtaaaatatggtaatacaattcctattcgtaatacaattgtaaattaaaatatagtaatacaattctaacaaaatatattcttacctacgttcatattcgtaatacaattctagattaaaattactaaccgtagtaatacagtacatatatttccttgcaatgcaatctatactattaataaaaacaatatcctca
It includes:
- the LOC116032362 gene encoding uncharacterized protein LOC116032362, with product MKIISWNCRGIVNGRVKKHVKELLNTSKVDAICLLEIRSPNAQGMTNLVSRLGYTNNFLVEPLGFAGGLLVFWNQGQINLEVIGHSSQSIHTKVKQGSNEFFFTFAYVRPNLVAKKRFWDNCKVIGDKLQGPWVVMGDLNDIASEEEQWGSDNICNATLQKFADAYSGCRLLDPGHAGPKFTWYRTVGNRVTQMRRLDRLLWNVEAQFAFPEVLFMDVAGSPPNSNIRPKRFEAAWLTREDYATIWKDATRVTERSMVDIIADITEQSFAWNRNVFGNALERNLTMELNEVLDQEEALWFQKSRRDWIREGDRNTRFYHTATVIKRNRGRVRVPREEVGTLVPIDTSRKISFAQANKLCGRVPIEEVKKAVFGMKKYGSPGPDGIPAIFYQHFWGEVGPTLTNMVNLALETSTVDKSLLRAYMTLIPKKDTPETAADFRPITLLNVAFKVISKVLVNRMRPIMCKLIGPHQNSFLPGRSTLDNVILTQEIIHNMHKKKGRKGLMAVKIDLQKA
- the LOC116032364 gene encoding uncharacterized protein LOC116032364; protein product: MDIGYGCFVIRFENRKDYLYVLLDGPWKIFDNYLVIQRWVPDFKPRKAKLSKMAVWVRLPDLSVEYFRDDAMKAILENVGKPLKLDRTTADRERGRFARAAVEVDLDKPLVTEIWVRDEVQYVEYEGLHVVCFGCAMVGHREQSCPLNSAKSPEMPISDLNAEPQAESEQPQQQTPVAQPMATGTEKRPYGSWMLVTRKKINNKMNGQKNAQQHSRSQTTKAHSNDNRFEALAGNTDSGATERVNPPRSHNEKGSSSRHINNIPRGGMQAKGRGNTRGGRRGGRSFTLEMQRENAWLNQQPTAGVFTFGGTQSPSGS